In Rariglobus hedericola, the following proteins share a genomic window:
- a CDS encoding ExbD/TolR family protein has protein sequence MIALFFILFGSRFVLSPGLGVAFEVPAMANALEGAVATDVVIAIKGADLAFVEGAKVNFAGLRQYLINRAAGRPGLRLLVQADATLTTRDLTEVYDMARAAGFAFVQVAAEPIR, from the coding sequence TTGATCGCGCTGTTTTTCATCCTGTTCGGTTCTCGCTTCGTGTTGTCGCCGGGACTGGGCGTGGCGTTTGAAGTGCCTGCGATGGCCAACGCGCTGGAAGGGGCGGTCGCCACCGATGTGGTCATTGCCATCAAAGGTGCGGACCTGGCTTTTGTGGAGGGTGCCAAGGTTAACTTCGCAGGGCTGCGCCAGTATCTCATCAACCGTGCGGCGGGGCGGCCCGGATTGCGTTTGCTCGTGCAGGCGGATGCCACGCTCACCACGCGGGATTTGACCGAGGTTTACGATATGGCGCGTGCGGCAGGCTTCGCTTTTGTGCAGGTCGCGGCCGAACCTATTCGTTAA
- a CDS encoding LemA family protein, translating to MTALIVLGVLLLFVVILGLWAVGIYNGLVALRNRFKNAFAQIDVQLKRRYDLIPNLVETAKAYMKHESSTLEAVIKARNIAASAAQSAAANPADANAMRSLASAEAGLGGALSRLMVVSEQYPDLKANQNMMQLNEELTSTENKVSFARQAYNDSVMNYNTKRETFPTVILAGALGFQPAELFKIEDPTERNAPKVQF from the coding sequence ATGACCGCACTCATCGTTCTCGGCGTCCTGCTTCTCTTCGTGGTTATTCTCGGCCTCTGGGCCGTCGGCATCTACAACGGCCTCGTCGCCCTTCGTAATCGCTTTAAAAACGCCTTCGCCCAGATCGATGTGCAGCTGAAGCGCCGCTACGATCTGATTCCCAATCTCGTCGAGACGGCCAAGGCCTACATGAAGCACGAGAGCTCCACGCTCGAGGCGGTCATTAAAGCCCGTAACATCGCCGCCTCCGCCGCGCAAAGCGCCGCCGCCAATCCCGCCGATGCGAACGCCATGCGCAGTCTCGCCTCCGCCGAAGCCGGTCTCGGCGGCGCCCTTTCCCGCCTCATGGTCGTCTCCGAGCAATACCCCGACCTCAAGGCCAACCAGAACATGATGCAGCTCAACGAGGAGCTCACCTCGACCGAGAACAAGGTCTCCTTTGCCCGCCAGGCCTACAACGACAGCGTGATGAACTATAACACCAAGCGTGAAACGTTTCCCACCGTCATTCTCGCCGGCGCCCTCGGCTTCCAGCCCGCCGAGCTTTTCAAGATCGAGGATCCCACCGAGCGCAACGCTCCCAAGGTCCAGTTCTAA
- a CDS encoding tetratricopeptide repeat protein, producing the protein MSLRTLIFVMMAAAVSLPAVSRADDSPVEVAPLISVAQTPLLPGGELRSFVAARRALELGFPSVAAGLYTQLLSSLKTPGAERNVLVLELVTARLDEGRADEAEKALQLYTGAPNAAYQLRAGLIAMGRKRTDMAKAAVASIKVEDLVAADRGWAYFLQGQVADAGGDLAKARDAYQRAGEVAVSDIQRAHFVLARERSRLAMGEATESQLNAARQSADKYKGKSVGYAYARQYAVLLAARGRTTEAVDYLGKQLQSLPAAERAARDDFRLLLGVIAGAQRSEGRNALEGLLTGANDATLQRVALQLLARDAADAAFFAKLNSLITATPQSPIQADLLLVRAQLGLAEKRVPVLNKPESSKSLVQANQDQAELDAKALLAAFPGSDLKPAALGLLADLFWEQLRYRTAADFAGQARVELPVGDEVRASLGVMVAEAYFRAEDFGAADEAYAVALNEVPANVSAGLLMAQRVLSKIEAKKLDDAARLLDVYAADSRLGLIERWQAEWTLASALLVAGRDADAYLRVNRVLLASGSAQDGLPLSLRARMAWLQARLSLDADEPQKTVTLAAALPGLIQGLEPVQRSEVEAATRLLQAKAQFRLGKPDEALKTLAALRVDFPQADAAVYSYLDEADYYAENGRFVEAQGRLIELADTFKQHRYAPYALYRAALTAEQRGQDEFYKEAYRILERLVTTKDYEDSKLIFYARLKQGDLARRLNDFPRARLTYEYLINNYNSVDYPGVLSAELALAACHRAQITPSDVSHYESALTILERLQDLPAAPIDLRVEAGFQLGDLLATNGKSPDLDRAGAVWWTLVTTFLLDDTQAAKLGPKGRYWLSRALLRLGDLRRDRGDLEEARNAYEIILRKNLPFAKLAREVYTRAGGKPQP; encoded by the coding sequence ATGTCGCTCCGAACCCTGATTTTTGTGATGATGGCCGCCGCGGTTTCACTACCTGCGGTGTCGCGCGCCGATGATTCACCCGTCGAAGTGGCGCCGCTGATTTCAGTCGCGCAGACGCCGCTCCTGCCCGGTGGAGAACTGCGATCGTTCGTCGCGGCACGCCGTGCGCTCGAACTGGGTTTCCCCTCGGTAGCGGCGGGACTTTACACGCAACTGCTGAGTTCGCTGAAGACACCGGGTGCCGAGCGCAACGTGCTCGTGTTGGAATTGGTGACGGCGCGTCTGGACGAAGGCCGTGCCGATGAAGCGGAAAAAGCCCTGCAACTTTACACGGGCGCCCCAAACGCGGCTTATCAGTTACGAGCGGGTTTGATCGCGATGGGTCGCAAGCGGACGGATATGGCCAAGGCCGCGGTGGCGTCGATCAAAGTGGAAGACCTCGTCGCGGCGGACCGCGGCTGGGCGTATTTTTTGCAAGGACAGGTGGCGGATGCGGGTGGCGATTTGGCGAAGGCTCGCGATGCTTATCAGCGTGCGGGGGAAGTTGCGGTGTCTGATATCCAACGCGCGCATTTCGTGCTGGCTCGGGAACGCTCGCGACTGGCGATGGGTGAGGCGACCGAATCGCAGCTGAATGCGGCGCGTCAGAGCGCGGATAAATACAAGGGCAAGAGCGTGGGTTACGCCTATGCCCGTCAGTATGCGGTGTTGCTGGCGGCGCGCGGTCGCACGACGGAAGCGGTGGATTATCTGGGTAAACAACTGCAGTCGTTGCCGGCGGCCGAACGTGCGGCACGGGATGATTTCCGCCTGCTGCTCGGGGTGATCGCGGGAGCTCAACGCAGTGAAGGACGCAATGCTCTCGAAGGGCTGCTCACCGGCGCAAATGATGCGACACTGCAGCGGGTCGCGTTGCAATTGCTCGCGCGGGACGCGGCGGATGCGGCGTTTTTTGCGAAGTTGAATTCACTGATCACGGCCACGCCCCAGTCGCCGATTCAGGCGGATCTGCTGCTGGTGCGCGCTCAGCTCGGGCTGGCCGAAAAGCGCGTGCCGGTGTTGAATAAACCGGAGTCTTCAAAATCTCTGGTGCAAGCCAATCAGGATCAAGCCGAGCTGGATGCGAAGGCATTGCTGGCGGCATTTCCCGGGTCGGATCTGAAGCCGGCGGCGCTTGGGTTGCTGGCGGATTTGTTTTGGGAGCAATTGCGTTATCGCACCGCGGCGGATTTCGCGGGGCAGGCGAGGGTGGAGTTGCCCGTGGGTGATGAAGTGCGCGCGTCCCTCGGCGTGATGGTGGCGGAGGCGTATTTCCGCGCGGAGGATTTTGGTGCGGCCGACGAGGCTTATGCCGTGGCGCTAAACGAAGTGCCGGCCAATGTGTCGGCCGGACTGCTGATGGCGCAGCGCGTGTTATCGAAAATCGAAGCGAAGAAACTGGATGACGCGGCGCGTTTGCTCGACGTATATGCGGCCGACTCGCGACTGGGTTTGATCGAACGCTGGCAGGCGGAGTGGACGCTGGCGTCGGCGCTACTAGTGGCCGGTCGCGATGCCGATGCTTACCTGCGGGTGAATCGCGTTCTGCTCGCGAGCGGCAGCGCACAGGACGGGTTGCCGCTGTCGTTGCGGGCACGCATGGCCTGGTTGCAAGCGAGGCTTTCACTGGATGCCGACGAACCGCAGAAGACCGTGACGTTGGCCGCGGCACTCCCGGGGTTGATTCAAGGGCTCGAGCCGGTGCAACGTTCCGAGGTGGAGGCCGCCACGCGTTTATTGCAGGCGAAGGCGCAGTTTCGCCTCGGAAAACCCGACGAGGCGTTAAAGACCTTGGCGGCTTTACGCGTTGATTTCCCGCAGGCGGATGCGGCGGTTTACTCCTATCTGGACGAGGCGGATTATTACGCTGAAAACGGACGCTTCGTGGAGGCGCAAGGCCGGCTCATCGAACTGGCCGACACGTTCAAGCAGCATCGTTACGCGCCTTATGCGCTGTATCGTGCCGCCCTCACCGCCGAGCAACGCGGACAGGACGAGTTCTACAAGGAAGCCTATCGCATCCTGGAGCGGTTGGTGACGACGAAAGATTACGAGGATTCGAAGCTCATTTTTTATGCGCGACTCAAGCAGGGTGATCTTGCCCGCCGACTTAATGATTTTCCGCGCGCCCGCCTGACCTACGAGTATCTGATAAACAACTACAACTCGGTGGACTATCCGGGAGTGCTCTCGGCTGAGCTGGCTCTGGCCGCCTGCCATCGAGCCCAGATCACGCCATCCGATGTCTCCCACTACGAGAGTGCGCTCACGATTCTGGAGCGACTGCAGGACCTGCCGGCCGCGCCGATCGATCTGCGCGTGGAAGCGGGATTCCAGCTCGGTGATTTACTGGCGACCAACGGGAAATCGCCGGATCTCGATCGGGCGGGAGCGGTTTGGTGGACGCTGGTCACGACCTTTTTGCTCGATGATACGCAAGCAGCCAAACTGGGACCGAAGGGGCGTTACTGGCTCTCGCGGGCCTTGCTGCGACTCGGTGATTTGCGCCGCGACCGCGGTGATTTGGAGGAGGCCCGCAACGCCTACGAAATCATTCTTCGCAAGAACCTGCCCTTCGCCAAGCTGGCGCGTGAAGTATACACCCGCGCTGGCGGCAAGCCCCAGCCCTGA
- a CDS encoding MotA/TolQ/ExbB proton channel family protein has product MSPDPSILTSGGPMMWVLLLMGVITLVLFIERTFYLHRGQIKSTTFVDGIKNTLAKRRIVEALTLCEETPGPVAAVVKAALIHAHDDETRMRYAVQEAAVVELPSLERRLGSIAAIAQIAPMVGLLGTVLGMATTFHAFMQGGQYATAQALSLGMWQALLATAGSLVLAIPAHLAYHFLHGRVRSLVRDIEWAGNDIMRYLLVDYRKGEGAGESTAGDPSISIES; this is encoded by the coding sequence ATGTCACCTGATCCCAGTATTCTGACCAGCGGCGGCCCCATGATGTGGGTGCTGTTGCTGATGGGAGTCATCACTCTCGTTCTGTTTATCGAGCGCACGTTTTACCTGCATCGCGGGCAGATCAAATCCACGACGTTTGTGGATGGCATCAAAAACACCCTCGCAAAGCGCCGCATCGTGGAAGCCCTGACGCTGTGCGAGGAGACTCCCGGGCCGGTGGCGGCGGTAGTGAAAGCCGCGCTCATTCACGCGCACGACGACGAGACGCGGATGCGTTATGCGGTGCAAGAAGCGGCGGTCGTGGAGTTGCCCTCGTTGGAGCGTCGTCTGGGCTCGATTGCTGCCATCGCGCAGATCGCGCCGATGGTGGGGTTGCTCGGCACGGTGCTGGGCATGGCCACGACGTTTCATGCGTTCATGCAAGGTGGCCAATATGCGACGGCGCAGGCCTTGTCGCTGGGCATGTGGCAGGCGTTGCTGGCAACCGCAGGCAGTCTCGTGCTGGCGATTCCGGCGCACCTGGCCTACCATTTTTTGCATGGTCGCGTGCGGTCGCTGGTGCGCGACATCGAGTGGGCGGGCAACGACATCATGCGCTATCTACTGGTGGATTATCGCAAGGGTGAAGGTGCCGGCGAGTCCACGGCCGGTGATCCGTCTATCTCGATCGAATCATGA
- a CDS encoding nuclease-related domain-containing protein codes for MQWVFIGGYFVVFFALLIGGALWRKKSRKTRAPFPDNAKLLRGPGETLRRKLAELEERELNAFILAFAIPLAVGASLAWIATHLDGAYQITGLITAVSGLLVSLIFLTRRLIGGIDRWRNTWLGYFGERVVAESLEPLKAAGFQIFHDVPAGDAKSLFNIDHVIIGPSGVFAIETKTRRKGRARAGFAEHQIIYDGQVLAYPWGEDRHGLDQALRQARWLEDHLAQLIGLRTPVQAILTFPGWMVISRARGEVAVLNPKQIPAAVTLHADPILDAHQLDLIGRQLDARCRDVEF; via the coding sequence ATGCAATGGGTATTCATCGGCGGTTACTTCGTGGTTTTTTTCGCACTGCTGATCGGCGGTGCACTCTGGCGCAAGAAAAGCCGGAAGACCCGCGCGCCCTTCCCTGACAATGCCAAGCTCCTGCGCGGCCCCGGTGAAACCTTGCGCCGCAAACTCGCCGAACTCGAAGAGCGTGAACTCAACGCCTTCATCCTGGCGTTCGCCATTCCGCTGGCGGTCGGCGCCTCGCTCGCGTGGATCGCCACACACCTCGACGGAGCCTATCAAATCACCGGACTGATCACCGCGGTCTCCGGGCTTCTCGTCAGTCTCATCTTCCTCACTCGCCGCCTCATCGGGGGCATCGACCGGTGGCGTAACACCTGGCTCGGCTACTTCGGAGAACGCGTCGTCGCCGAATCCCTCGAACCGCTCAAAGCCGCCGGCTTCCAAATCTTCCACGACGTCCCCGCCGGTGACGCGAAATCCCTTTTCAACATCGATCACGTCATCATCGGCCCGTCCGGCGTGTTCGCCATTGAAACGAAAACCCGCCGCAAGGGCCGCGCGCGCGCCGGTTTCGCCGAGCACCAAATCATCTACGACGGGCAAGTGCTCGCCTACCCGTGGGGTGAAGACCGCCACGGTCTCGATCAAGCTCTCCGCCAAGCCCGCTGGCTCGAAGACCACTTGGCCCAACTCATCGGCCTGCGCACGCCTGTGCAGGCGATTCTCACCTTTCCAGGCTGGATGGTCATCTCCCGCGCCCGGGGTGAAGTCGCCGTCCTCAACCCCAAGCAAATCCCCGCCGCAGTCACTTTGCACGCAGACCCGATACTCGACGCTCACCAGCTCGATCTCATTGGGCGCCAACTCGACGCACGCTGCCGTGACGTGGAATTTTAA
- a CDS encoding M48 family metallopeptidase: MDFFEAQARAKKHTTRLVVLFVLAVLGIITAGYFATVTLLGQVNGRVNPHDSYPEAYDQVAQSGSWWQPQILATVTLITVAVVGLASLYKWFQLRAGGTAIAEMVGGTVIDPRTTDPKQRQLLNIVEEMSIASGLPMPAVYVLPDEQGINAFAAGLTTSDAVVAVTRGTLEKLNRDELQGVVAHEFSHILNGDMRLNVKLTAIVFGILVIGLIGRGVLAGLARGRVRSSGNGKNSGGGLAFVIAVGVVMMALGYIGYFFGRLIQAAVSRQREFLADASAVQFTRNPSGITGALKKIGGYALGSNLQSTKSEQIGHFFFAQGFRSMLGGAWATHPPLDVRIRAIDASFDGRYFEPPTVVDVTRQTWSDQRSATRPASAQKTARPAINPVTLIASIGALDATHTSRAQTLADNIPSLLRDAVRIPSGAAALVCGLLLDDKDEAVRTRQHELIRRHAGEEIATALTPLEADLRTLPHAVRLPLLLLTPPALRQLSPAGLAGFIEALDELVHADGQVSLFEFALQKVLTHHLDLAAHPSGSRESYSPSDVSPEISVVLSFGARLRAADENETALAFSAGASGFSGLHPPLALRIATLDDLDAALNKLALAYGPVKKRLLTALAATVSSDGQVDPEEAELLRALASTLDCPMPLAI; this comes from the coding sequence ATGGACTTCTTTGAAGCCCAGGCCCGCGCGAAGAAACACACGACTCGTCTCGTCGTGCTCTTCGTGCTGGCAGTGCTCGGCATCATCACCGCCGGCTATTTCGCCACGGTCACGCTGCTAGGGCAGGTCAACGGACGCGTTAATCCCCACGACTCCTACCCGGAGGCTTACGATCAGGTCGCGCAGTCCGGAAGCTGGTGGCAGCCGCAGATTCTTGCCACTGTCACGCTGATCACTGTCGCCGTCGTCGGCCTCGCCTCTCTCTATAAATGGTTTCAACTGCGCGCCGGCGGCACCGCCATCGCCGAGATGGTTGGCGGCACGGTCATTGATCCGCGCACGACCGATCCGAAGCAGCGCCAGCTGCTCAATATCGTCGAAGAAATGTCCATCGCCTCGGGCCTTCCCATGCCTGCGGTTTACGTGCTGCCCGACGAACAGGGCATCAACGCCTTCGCCGCCGGACTCACCACCAGCGACGCCGTCGTCGCGGTCACCCGAGGCACGCTGGAAAAACTCAACCGCGACGAACTTCAAGGCGTCGTCGCCCACGAGTTCAGCCATATCCTCAATGGCGACATGCGCCTCAACGTGAAGCTAACCGCCATCGTTTTTGGCATTCTCGTCATCGGCCTGATCGGCCGCGGCGTGCTTGCCGGCCTCGCCCGCGGACGCGTTCGCTCCTCCGGAAACGGAAAAAACTCCGGTGGTGGCCTGGCCTTCGTGATCGCCGTCGGCGTGGTCATGATGGCTCTCGGCTACATCGGTTACTTTTTCGGCCGGCTCATCCAGGCCGCTGTTTCGCGTCAGCGCGAATTCCTCGCCGACGCCTCAGCCGTCCAGTTCACCCGCAATCCGTCCGGCATCACCGGCGCTCTCAAAAAAATTGGTGGCTACGCGCTCGGCTCGAATCTCCAGTCCACCAAAAGCGAGCAAATCGGGCACTTCTTCTTTGCCCAGGGATTCCGCTCCATGCTCGGCGGCGCTTGGGCCACGCACCCGCCGCTCGACGTGCGCATCCGCGCCATTGATGCGTCCTTCGATGGCCGCTACTTCGAGCCGCCCACTGTTGTCGATGTCACTCGTCAAACTTGGAGCGATCAACGCTCCGCCACCCGCCCCGCCTCAGCGCAAAAAACCGCCCGGCCCGCGATCAACCCCGTCACGCTCATCGCCTCCATCGGTGCACTCGACGCGACACATACTTCCCGCGCCCAGACACTGGCCGACAACATCCCATCGCTTCTTCGAGACGCCGTGCGAATCCCGTCGGGAGCCGCCGCGCTCGTGTGCGGATTGCTTCTGGATGATAAAGACGAGGCCGTTCGCACGCGTCAGCATGAACTCATTCGCCGCCATGCCGGCGAAGAGATTGCCACCGCACTTACCCCGCTGGAAGCTGATCTGCGCACCCTTCCCCACGCCGTGCGGCTTCCCTTGCTCCTGCTCACGCCACCCGCGTTGCGCCAGCTTTCGCCAGCAGGTCTGGCCGGCTTCATCGAAGCGCTCGATGAACTCGTCCACGCTGACGGACAGGTCAGCCTCTTCGAATTCGCGCTGCAAAAAGTCCTCACGCATCACCTCGATTTAGCCGCCCATCCTTCCGGCAGCCGTGAAAGTTATTCGCCCTCCGACGTTTCGCCCGAGATCTCGGTGGTCTTGTCATTCGGTGCCCGCCTCCGTGCCGCCGATGAGAACGAAACCGCTCTCGCGTTCAGTGCCGGCGCCTCCGGCTTTTCCGGCCTGCATCCGCCGCTGGCCCTTCGCATCGCCACTCTCGACGATCTTGATGCGGCATTGAACAAACTCGCCCTGGCCTACGGCCCCGTGAAAAAACGCCTGCTCACCGCCCTCGCCGCCACCGTCTCCAGCGACGGACAAGTGGACCCCGAGGAAGCCGAACTGCTCCGCGCCCTCGCCTCCACGCTCGACTGCCCCATGCCTCTCGCGATTTAA
- the tuf gene encoding elongation factor Tu: MAKGTFERTKPHVNVGTIGHVDHGKTTTTTAILAVQARKGLAEVKTYADIAKGGTVRDASKIVTISVAHVEYQTENRHYAHVDCPGHADFVKNMITGAAQMDGAILVVSAADGPMPQTREHILLARQVGVPKIVVWLNKVDLIDDPELLELVEMEIRELLSKYKFDGDAATIVRGSATAALDNKPEGNDAITALMAAIDKDIPEPAREMDKPFLMSVEDVFSITGRGTVATGRIERGIVKVNDNVEIVGLKDTKETVVTGIEMFRKLLDSGQAGDNVGILLRGIDKEGIERGQVLAAKKSITPHKKAKAEIYVLSKEEGGRHTPFFNGYRPQFYFRTTDVTGIVNLPKGVEMIMPGDNIAVEIDLIVPIAMETTQRFAIREGGRTIGAGRVTEIIE; the protein is encoded by the coding sequence ATGGCTAAAGGCACATTCGAACGCACCAAACCCCACGTTAACGTCGGCACTATCGGCCACGTTGACCACGGAAAAACCACCACGACGACCGCCATTCTTGCCGTTCAGGCTCGTAAGGGTCTCGCCGAGGTCAAGACCTACGCGGACATCGCTAAGGGCGGCACCGTCCGTGACGCCTCCAAGATCGTCACGATCTCGGTCGCTCACGTTGAGTATCAGACCGAAAACCGCCACTATGCTCACGTCGATTGCCCCGGCCACGCTGACTTCGTGAAGAACATGATCACCGGTGCCGCCCAGATGGACGGCGCGATCCTCGTGGTCTCCGCTGCTGACGGCCCGATGCCCCAGACCCGCGAGCACATCCTCCTTGCCCGTCAGGTGGGCGTTCCGAAGATCGTTGTCTGGCTCAACAAGGTTGACCTCATCGATGACCCTGAGCTCCTCGAACTCGTCGAGATGGAAATCCGCGAGCTCCTCAGCAAATACAAGTTCGATGGCGACGCCGCCACGATCGTCCGTGGTTCCGCCACCGCCGCTCTCGACAACAAGCCCGAGGGCAACGACGCGATCACCGCCCTCATGGCTGCGATCGACAAGGACATCCCCGAGCCCGCTCGCGAGATGGACAAGCCTTTCCTGATGTCTGTTGAAGACGTCTTCTCGATCACCGGCCGCGGCACCGTCGCCACCGGTCGTATCGAGCGCGGTATCGTCAAGGTCAACGACAACGTTGAAATCGTCGGTCTCAAGGACACCAAAGAGACTGTCGTTACCGGTATCGAAATGTTCCGCAAGCTCCTCGACTCCGGTCAGGCTGGCGACAACGTTGGTATCCTCCTCCGCGGTATCGACAAGGAAGGCATCGAGCGCGGCCAGGTTTTGGCTGCCAAGAAGTCCATCACTCCCCACAAGAAAGCCAAGGCTGAGATCTACGTTCTCTCCAAGGAAGAGGGCGGCCGCCACACCCCGTTCTTCAACGGTTACCGTCCCCAGTTCTACTTCCGCACCACGGACGTCACTGGTATCGTCAACCTGCCCAAGGGCGTTGAGATGATCATGCCCGGCGACAACATCGCCGTCGAGATCGACCTCATCGTTCCTATCGCGATGGAGACGACCCAGCGCTTCGCCATCCGCGAAGGTGGTCGCACCATCGGTGCCGGCCGCGTCACCGAGATCATCGAATAA